The following proteins are co-located in the Methylomonas sp. 11b genome:
- a CDS encoding FUN14 domain-containing protein: MNNAIEMHAADDIFSEAFLLGNLGAPFILGMAVGYFAKKMLRTALFVGGAIVSILFVAEYYDLININNMALENAANSAAEVAKESGSFLLDRLAVFTSRGVSGAGGFFVGFKLG; encoded by the coding sequence ATGAATAACGCTATTGAAATGCATGCCGCCGACGATATTTTTTCCGAAGCTTTCTTATTGGGTAATTTAGGCGCACCGTTTATTCTGGGAATGGCGGTCGGCTATTTCGCTAAAAAAATGCTACGTACGGCTTTGTTCGTGGGCGGGGCGATTGTATCGATTTTGTTCGTTGCCGAATATTATGATCTGATCAACATCAACAACATGGCCTTGGAAAATGCGGCTAACTCAGCCGCTGAGGTTGCCAAGGAATCCGGTAGTTTTTTGCTGGACCGGCTAGCGGTGTTTACCAGTCGGGGCGTTAGTGGCGCGGGCGGTTTTTTTGTGGGATTTAAACTCGGGTAA
- a CDS encoding HlyD family secretion protein, producing the protein MKHELFRQQALDFKKDKPLGEVIHVESLSFAFLTALAVSSALLLVAFAFWGEYTRKSHVNGYLSPSMGLIKVYAPQAGTLIEKHVREGQAVKAGDTLFVLSTEISSRETPQAQAAAIEQLKQRRESLETELVKQEQIDQIQYRSVLDRLHGMQRELQQVNSEIDTQQQRLAGAAATSQRYQQLLTTKFVSAVQAQQKQDEWLDHQAKLQALQRVQMTLQRDIRSAQLEADSSQMKFKNQRAAIERNISTLAQNITESESRRNIVITAPHDGTVTTILAEQGQNATTANPLLSILPLGAKLQAQLLVPSSAVGFVEQGQTVSVRYQAFPYQRFGSHQGRIVEIAKTLITPKEADLPVTLQEPVYRVTVEIDKQAVQAYRQDIPLQSGMLLDADIWLDHRRLIEWVFDPLYSILGRV; encoded by the coding sequence ATGAAACATGAGTTATTTCGACAACAAGCCTTGGACTTTAAAAAAGACAAGCCCTTAGGGGAGGTTATTCACGTGGAATCCTTGTCGTTTGCCTTTCTCACCGCTTTAGCTGTCAGCAGCGCTTTGCTGTTGGTCGCCTTTGCCTTTTGGGGCGAATACACCCGAAAATCTCATGTGAACGGTTATTTGTCGCCGAGCATGGGTTTGATTAAGGTTTATGCGCCGCAGGCCGGCACCTTGATCGAAAAGCACGTACGCGAAGGGCAGGCCGTTAAAGCCGGCGACACTTTGTTCGTGTTATCGACAGAGATCAGTTCGCGGGAAACCCCGCAAGCCCAGGCGGCGGCGATTGAGCAATTGAAACAGCGCCGGGAAAGCCTGGAAACCGAGCTGGTGAAACAAGAGCAAATCGATCAGATTCAGTATCGTTCCGTGTTGGATAGACTGCATGGCATGCAGCGCGAATTGCAGCAAGTCAATAGCGAGATAGACACCCAGCAACAGCGCCTGGCCGGCGCCGCCGCCACCTCGCAGCGCTATCAACAACTATTGACCACGAAATTCGTTTCGGCGGTGCAAGCGCAGCAAAAACAAGACGAATGGCTGGATCACCAAGCCAAATTGCAAGCCCTGCAACGCGTGCAAATGACTTTGCAGCGCGACATCCGCTCCGCACAGCTGGAAGCGGACAGTAGCCAGATGAAATTCAAAAACCAACGGGCGGCCATAGAACGAAATATTTCGACTTTGGCGCAAAACATTACCGAATCCGAATCGCGCCGCAACATTGTGATTACCGCGCCGCACGACGGCACCGTCACCACGATCCTGGCCGAACAAGGGCAAAACGCCACGACCGCCAATCCTTTGCTGTCCATTCTGCCGCTGGGCGCCAAGTTGCAAGCCCAGTTATTGGTGCCGTCCAGTGCGGTGGGCTTTGTCGAGCAGGGTCAGACCGTGTCGGTGCGTTACCAAGCTTTTCCCTATCAACGCTTCGGTAGTCATCAGGGCCGGATTGTCGAAATCGCCAAAACTTTGATTACACCCAAAGAAGCCGATTTGCCGGTGACTTTGCAAGAGCCGGTGTACCGGGTCACCGTGGAGATCGATAAACAAGCGGTGCAAGCTTATCGCCAGGATATTCCGCTGCAATCCGGCATGCTGCTGGACGCGGACATCTGGCTGGATCATCGCCGCCTGATCGAATGGGTATTCGATCCTCTTTACAGCATTCTAGGACGGGTTTAA
- a CDS encoding peptidase domain-containing ABC transporter has translation MTMQHILDFSGRRKTPLILQTEAAECGLACLAMVANFHGHRVDLASLRQKFSLSLKGSTLNHLIQIANQLHLGSRPVRVDLNELSKLSLPAILHWDFNHFVVLTQVKRGVATILDPAKGRVHIPYTEVSKHFTGIALELQPTQAFTAKTERQQIKLSRLIGQLNGASSATLQIILLAAAIEVFAIVAPFFMQLVVDNAVVAKDTNLLSVLGLGFLLLALIQIAITALRSWVVLVLSTSVNLQMMSNLFGHLLQLPMNFFEKRHLGDIVSRFESLNVIQRTLTTSFLEAIIDGVMALVTLGMMMVYSWKLAAIVSLAALLYGILRLASFSPLRAASEEQILRAAKQQTNLLETVRGMQSVKLFNRQLQRRHGYQNLMVDHFNAGIRVQKLNIIYRALNSLLFGVENIAVIWLGALFILDGGFSVGMLFAFMSFKDQFTHRVGSFIEKGIEFKMLGLHTERVADIALAEAEDEHFSGARHEQLPASIQIRNLDFSYAPSEPPVLKNLNLDFAEGESVAIIGPSGYGKTTLAKLILGLLQPSAGEILIGGVRLNRIDTHDYRNMVAAVMQEDQLFAGSIADNICFFDPEPDQAWIETCAQLAAVHQDVMTMPMGYNTLIGDMGTVLSGGQKQRVLLARALYKRPKILILDEATSHLDVAREKLVNGAVQQLKLTRIIIAHRPETIASVDRVIDLQAIAALSDKHYVSQAA, from the coding sequence ATGACTATGCAACACATCCTCGACTTTTCCGGCCGCAGAAAAACCCCGCTAATTCTGCAAACCGAAGCGGCCGAATGCGGTCTGGCATGCCTGGCGATGGTGGCCAATTTCCACGGTCACCGGGTCGATTTAGCTAGTCTGCGGCAGAAGTTTTCGCTGTCGCTGAAAGGCTCGACCTTGAATCATCTGATCCAGATCGCCAACCAATTGCATCTGGGCTCGCGGCCGGTGCGGGTGGATTTAAACGAACTGAGCAAACTTAGCCTGCCGGCCATCTTGCATTGGGATTTCAATCATTTCGTGGTGTTGACTCAGGTCAAACGCGGCGTGGCGACGATACTCGATCCGGCCAAAGGCAGGGTCCATATACCCTATACCGAAGTCTCCAAACATTTCACCGGTATTGCCCTGGAATTGCAGCCCACCCAAGCGTTTACTGCAAAAACCGAACGTCAACAAATCAAGCTATCCCGCCTCATCGGCCAGTTAAACGGTGCCTCCAGCGCTACCTTGCAAATCATTTTATTGGCTGCGGCCATAGAAGTGTTTGCAATCGTAGCGCCTTTTTTTATGCAACTGGTAGTCGATAACGCGGTGGTTGCCAAGGACACTAATCTGTTGAGCGTACTGGGTTTGGGGTTCTTGCTATTGGCCTTGATTCAGATAGCCATTACCGCGCTACGCTCCTGGGTGGTACTGGTGCTGAGTACCTCGGTTAATTTGCAGATGATGAGCAATCTGTTCGGGCATTTGTTGCAGTTGCCGATGAATTTCTTCGAGAAGCGCCATCTTGGCGACATCGTCTCGCGCTTCGAATCCTTAAATGTGATTCAAAGAACTCTGACCACCAGCTTTCTGGAAGCCATCATCGACGGGGTGATGGCTTTAGTTACTTTGGGCATGATGATGGTGTACAGCTGGAAACTGGCAGCCATCGTCAGCCTGGCGGCGTTGCTGTACGGCATTTTACGCCTGGCTTCGTTTTCGCCGTTGCGCGCAGCCAGCGAAGAACAAATTTTGCGCGCCGCCAAGCAGCAAACCAATCTCTTGGAAACCGTGCGCGGCATGCAAAGCGTGAAGTTATTCAACCGGCAGTTGCAACGTCGGCACGGCTATCAAAACTTGATGGTCGATCATTTCAACGCCGGCATTCGTGTGCAAAAGCTGAATATCATCTACCGGGCGCTGAACAGCTTATTGTTTGGGGTGGAAAACATCGCGGTGATCTGGCTGGGCGCTTTGTTTATTCTGGATGGCGGGTTTTCGGTGGGGATGCTGTTTGCCTTCATGTCCTTTAAAGATCAATTCACACATCGGGTCGGCAGTTTCATTGAGAAAGGCATCGAATTTAAGATGCTGGGCTTGCATACCGAGCGCGTCGCCGATATTGCGCTGGCCGAAGCCGAGGACGAGCATTTTAGCGGTGCCCGCCACGAGCAATTGCCGGCATCGATTCAAATCCGCAATCTGGATTTCAGTTACGCACCATCCGAGCCGCCGGTGCTGAAAAATCTGAATCTGGATTTTGCCGAAGGCGAGTCGGTGGCGATCATCGGCCCATCCGGTTACGGCAAAACCACGCTGGCCAAATTGATCCTGGGTTTGTTGCAGCCTAGCGCCGGCGAGATCCTGATCGGCGGCGTGCGCCTGAACCGCATCGATACTCACGATTACCGCAATATGGTGGCGGCGGTCATGCAGGAAGATCAATTGTTCGCCGGCTCGATTGCCGACAACATCTGTTTTTTCGATCCGGAACCGGATCAAGCCTGGATCGAAACCTGCGCGCAACTGGCGGCTGTGCACCAGGATGTGATGACCATGCCCATGGGCTACAACACGCTGATAGGCGACATGGGCACCGTGTTGTCCGGCGGGCAGAAACAAAGAGTGTTGCTGGCCCGGGCCTTATACAAACGCCCAAAAATCTTGATATTAGACGAAGCCACCAGTCATTTGGATGTGGCACGCGAAAAGTTGGTGAACGGCGCGGTGCAGCAACTAAAACTGACCCGCATCATCATCGCCCATCGTCCGGAGACCATTGCTTCGGTGGATAGGGTGATTGATTTACAGGCCATCGCCGCACTTAGCGACAAGCACTATGTATCACAGGCTGCTTAG
- a CDS encoding bifunctional diguanylate cyclase/phosphodiesterase, translating to MKNTPSPAEQTVLPEAVAPSFTRVLISNIVGLVMLLGLALLVGMTWQSVTSTEETTRREVKETLDRATERLLTLIRAAEMTAESAERAAIAPEVTGATLQSTLEYSLAAFEQRPELSYLGISLAASGEYGALERTANGEILLWLFPGNRTEGPLARKFILTEQGFVLHQQLHNQHYDPRSDAFYEAALRSPSGDTWVPAYRWAAPFTGNEPLWGFSYGKVLKDAGGRLIGVLDADFDIPALNSFLRAIGTEYHSQFQILELGAAPRLIGDPLQVGRAPLPLPAELNPLLNFAGELFLDRMLVEGEQRWVAARRMPLKGGMSWLVITSRKVSYIEDMLRRQLYQVGGMGVAITAGLVLVSMRMARRFGKPLAVLERRVAGIGHTELEAPAAATFATNEFRETQILGEALDHMAVAVKQLLEAKEQQAASLALKGAIFDSTHTAIFSLDHQLTVIEWNAAAERLFGLAREYILGKYITDAVFAPDGRADWAEILSTTDSGAFQFLGAQGVFDAELRVAAFRRNGLEVRTLFLNDISERQRADAALRESLARFHAATRATGDVVWDWDFASNDIWWSENFQIVFGYNADEILSSFDFWARRIHPDDRDRVVAHLQATVAGSEKTWSEEYRFRRKDGSYADLFDRGQLLCDDTGRGVRMIGAIQDITARKQAELQIRYLATYDGLTGLPNRDLIQDRIAQAIAHARRAGSQLALLYLDLDRFKVVNDGYGHPFGDAVLKVAAERLGSLIRDGDTVSRLGGDEFLILLTDLNKDSDAYFLAQKVVQHLDSPLLVQGRNIHLSVSIGVSVFPQDGETAEALIDNADVAMYRAKDLGRNTCQFFTREMSEETLRRVNIETRLREALAAGQFQLAYQPKVNLKNGQISGCEALLRWQHPEMGAVSPAQFIPIAEDSGLIVPIGDWVLRAACAQAKAWTDAGLPPVCVAVNISARQFLQQDVISWVMNTLEATGLPASQLELELTESLIAEDVEKVIATFSQLRSAGVKLSIDDFGTGYSSLSYLKRFRVDTLKIDQSFVRDMLTDPEDATIVLAVIALAHNLAFKVIAEGVETEPHCQFLREHHCDEIQGYYFSKPLPAAEFEALLRTGKRLV from the coding sequence ATGAAAAACACGCCTTCACCCGCGGAACAAACAGTGTTACCTGAGGCCGTTGCGCCCTCATTTACCCGAGTTTTAATTTCCAATATCGTGGGTTTGGTGATGTTGCTTGGTCTGGCGCTTTTAGTAGGAATGACTTGGCAAAGCGTCACCAGCACCGAGGAAACCACCCGGCGCGAGGTGAAAGAAACCCTGGACCGCGCGACCGAACGCCTGCTGACTTTGATTCGGGCGGCAGAGATGACAGCCGAATCCGCTGAACGTGCCGCGATTGCCCCGGAGGTAACGGGCGCCACTTTACAATCGACACTGGAATATTCACTGGCTGCATTCGAACAGCGCCCGGAATTAAGTTACCTGGGCATCTCCCTGGCGGCTTCAGGCGAATACGGCGCGTTGGAACGCACTGCAAATGGCGAGATTTTACTTTGGCTATTCCCGGGCAACCGAACGGAAGGCCCGCTGGCGCGAAAGTTCATATTGACCGAGCAGGGATTCGTGCTCCATCAACAGCTGCACAACCAACACTACGATCCCCGCAGCGACGCGTTCTACGAAGCCGCTTTGCGCAGTCCAAGCGGCGACACCTGGGTTCCGGCTTACCGCTGGGCGGCACCTTTCACTGGCAATGAGCCCTTGTGGGGCTTCAGCTACGGCAAAGTGCTCAAAGATGCCGGCGGTCGTTTGATCGGCGTTCTGGATGCCGACTTCGACATCCCGGCCTTGAATAGCTTTCTACGCGCCATAGGTACGGAATATCACTCCCAGTTTCAGATCCTTGAGCTGGGAGCCGCTCCGCGCCTAATCGGCGATCCGCTGCAAGTAGGCCGGGCACCACTGCCCTTGCCCGCCGAGTTGAACCCTTTGCTGAATTTCGCCGGCGAATTATTCCTAGACCGCATGCTAGTGGAAGGTGAACAACGCTGGGTTGCCGCCCGGCGCATGCCGCTGAAAGGCGGCATGTCTTGGTTGGTCATTACCTCGCGAAAAGTGTCGTATATCGAGGACATGCTACGCCGCCAGTTATATCAGGTGGGCGGCATGGGCGTGGCAATTACCGCGGGACTGGTGCTGGTCTCGATGCGCATGGCCCGGCGCTTCGGCAAACCGCTGGCGGTGCTGGAACGCAGGGTTGCCGGCATCGGCCATACTGAACTAGAAGCCCCGGCGGCCGCCACTTTCGCCACGAACGAATTCCGGGAAACCCAGATTCTGGGTGAAGCACTCGACCACATGGCCGTGGCCGTTAAACAACTGCTGGAAGCCAAAGAACAGCAAGCCGCTTCTCTGGCCTTAAAAGGCGCTATTTTCGACTCCACCCATACCGCGATCTTTAGCCTGGATCACCAGCTGACCGTTATAGAATGGAACGCGGCCGCTGAACGTTTGTTTGGCCTGGCGCGTGAATACATTCTTGGTAAGTACATCACCGATGCTGTGTTCGCACCCGACGGCCGCGCTGATTGGGCCGAGATCCTCAGCACCACGGATTCCGGCGCGTTTCAATTTCTCGGCGCCCAAGGCGTGTTCGACGCGGAATTGCGGGTAGCGGCTTTTAGACGCAACGGCTTGGAAGTCCGCACGCTGTTTCTAAACGACATCTCGGAACGACAACGCGCGGATGCTGCGTTGCGGGAAAGCTTAGCCCGCTTCCACGCCGCCACCCGCGCGACAGGAGATGTCGTGTGGGACTGGGACTTCGCCAGCAACGACATCTGGTGGAGCGAGAACTTTCAAATTGTGTTTGGCTACAACGCTGACGAGATTTTGTCTTCATTCGATTTCTGGGCCCGCCGCATTCACCCCGACGACCGCGACCGTGTGGTAGCACACCTTCAAGCCACAGTAGCCGGCAGCGAGAAAACCTGGTCTGAGGAATACCGTTTTCGGCGAAAGGACGGCAGCTATGCCGACTTGTTTGACCGAGGCCAATTGCTCTGTGACGACACGGGGCGCGGCGTGCGGATGATAGGTGCCATCCAGGACATCACCGCGCGTAAACAGGCCGAATTGCAGATTCGCTATCTGGCCACCTACGACGGCTTGACCGGCCTGCCTAACCGCGACCTGATCCAGGACCGCATTGCCCAAGCCATCGCCCACGCGCGCCGCGCCGGTAGCCAGCTGGCACTGTTATATCTGGATTTGGATCGCTTCAAGGTAGTCAACGACGGCTACGGCCATCCATTCGGCGACGCGGTATTGAAGGTCGCCGCCGAACGGCTAGGCAGCCTGATCAGGGACGGCGATACCGTGTCTCGCCTGGGCGGTGACGAATTTCTGATTTTGCTGACTGATCTAAACAAAGATAGCGATGCCTATTTCCTCGCCCAAAAAGTGGTCCAGCATCTTGATAGTCCACTGCTAGTTCAGGGGCGTAATATCCATTTGTCCGTCAGTATTGGCGTCAGCGTGTTCCCGCAGGACGGCGAAACTGCCGAGGCGCTGATCGACAACGCTGACGTGGCGATGTACCGCGCCAAGGACCTAGGCCGCAACACCTGTCAATTCTTCACCCGCGAGATGAGCGAGGAAACCCTGCGCCGTGTCAATATAGAAACGCGCTTGCGGGAAGCGTTGGCGGCGGGACAGTTTCAGCTGGCCTACCAACCCAAGGTCAACCTGAAAAACGGGCAAATTTCCGGCTGCGAAGCCTTATTGCGCTGGCAACATCCCGAGATGGGTGCGGTCTCTCCCGCCCAGTTCATTCCAATCGCCGAAGACTCCGGGCTTATCGTACCCATAGGCGATTGGGTGTTGCGCGCGGCTTGCGCTCAGGCGAAAGCCTGGACAGACGCCGGTTTGCCGCCGGTCTGCGTGGCGGTCAACATATCCGCACGCCAATTTCTACAGCAGGATGTGATCAGTTGGGTGATGAATACGCTCGAAGCCACCGGCCTGCCGGCCTCCCAACTCGAACTGGAACTGACCGAGAGTTTGATCGCTGAGGATGTCGAGAAGGTCATCGCCACTTTTAGCCAGCTCCGGAGCGCCGGCGTGAAGCTGTCCATAGACGATTTCGGTACCGGCTATTCCAGCCTCAGCTATTTGAAACGATTTCGCGTAGATACCCTAAAAATTGATCAATCCTTCGTCCGCGACATGCTCACCGACCCGGAAGACGCCACTATTGTCTTGGCGGTGATTGCACTGGCGCACAACCTGGCGTTCAAGGTGATCGCCGAAGGCGTGGAAACCGAACCACACTGCCAGTTTCTGCGCGAACACCACTGCGACGAGATACAAGGCTATTACTTCAGCAAGCCATTACCGGCAGCGGAATTCGAGGCCTTGCTGCGTACCGGCAAACGCTTGGTATAA
- a CDS encoding PEP-CTERM sorting domain-containing protein — translation MAVTMLLGAHSGSVSAAAFDSNIVIRGSAEFDSSGSPSDPVNATQAGSLTSIIAGSTSTTTLVGSTITGPDPLSGTLSHIGDGFGINLSASGTGGTEPSGISPLFGDYTFSIENKSAVDSFVVNLQFHYSHQVEAIDTQVLNDNGEFAESQIAFFKADGSELVFSKVVSDTLFGNEKFIPSSPFTDIGSGVGGALSDVGTLLLSFLLNPGDLISFGDSNPDLFIYGGADSGRFSINASSLITVDSVTKQTNNTVPEPETLWLLAIGLVSVLTSKHRHFAFN, via the coding sequence TTGGCAGTTACAATGCTACTCGGCGCGCATTCCGGATCGGTGTCGGCCGCGGCTTTTGACAGCAATATTGTGATTCGCGGCTCGGCGGAGTTTGATAGTTCCGGCTCCCCGTCCGATCCTGTAAACGCTACCCAGGCGGGTTCGCTGACCAGCATTATCGCCGGCTCTACCTCCACGACCACACTGGTTGGCTCCACGATCACAGGCCCTGATCCGTTGTCAGGCACCTTAAGCCACATCGGCGACGGCTTTGGCATAAACTTAAGCGCTAGCGGCACTGGCGGCACCGAACCGTCGGGCATCAGCCCCCTGTTTGGCGACTATACCTTTTCGATTGAAAACAAATCGGCTGTGGATAGTTTTGTGGTGAACTTACAATTCCATTACAGCCATCAAGTCGAAGCAATCGATACCCAAGTGCTAAACGATAACGGTGAATTCGCCGAATCACAGATCGCTTTTTTCAAAGCAGATGGCAGCGAATTAGTATTTTCTAAAGTAGTCTCGGACACCCTTTTCGGTAACGAAAAATTCATACCCAGCTCTCCATTTACCGATATTGGTAGCGGCGTAGGCGGCGCGTTGTCAGACGTCGGCACCTTACTCTTGTCATTTCTGCTGAACCCAGGCGATTTAATCAGCTTTGGCGATAGCAATCCGGATCTGTTCATATATGGCGGCGCCGACTCCGGCAGATTTTCGATAAACGCTTCCAGCCTGATTACAGTCGATTCGGTTACCAAACAAACCAACAACACAGTACCGGAACCGGAAACGCTTTGGCTGCTGGCGATCGGCTTAGTCTCAGTCCTTACCAGCAAACATCGTCACTTCGCTTTCAATTAA
- a CDS encoding MOSC domain-containing protein — MPILSEIYIYPVKSLAGIRVAHWPVDQKGLLYDRKWMLIDSDRQFLSQRRLPKMALIKTRIADQQLILSAPNQADLALPLQATDGDDIEVVVWHDCCVAKTCGDSADAWLSDFLQTECRLVYQSDDDVRKVDPNYALESDQTSFSDGFPFLIVSENSLNALNQAMPLAIDMIRFRPNLVVTDSDSYAEDTWRRLRINDIGFRLPKPCSRCSVPTIDPLTAETGKEPLTTLNRLRKWQNKVYFGQNALHDKPGSLSVGQTVLIDEIGEPQPPLSLT, encoded by the coding sequence ATGCCGATACTCAGTGAAATTTATATATACCCGGTCAAATCGCTGGCCGGAATTCGTGTGGCACACTGGCCGGTTGATCAGAAGGGCTTGCTGTACGATAGAAAATGGATGCTGATAGACAGCGATAGACAGTTCCTCAGCCAACGCCGTTTACCAAAAATGGCGTTGATTAAAACCCGCATTGCAGATCAACAATTAATTTTGTCGGCTCCCAATCAAGCGGATCTAGCCCTGCCTTTGCAAGCTACAGACGGCGACGACATTGAAGTGGTGGTCTGGCACGACTGTTGTGTCGCCAAAACCTGCGGCGATAGTGCCGATGCCTGGCTGAGCGATTTTTTACAAACCGAGTGCCGACTGGTTTACCAAAGCGATGACGATGTTCGCAAGGTCGATCCTAACTATGCGTTGGAAAGCGACCAAACGTCATTTTCCGACGGCTTTCCGTTTTTGATCGTGTCGGAGAATTCCTTAAACGCCCTTAACCAAGCCATGCCGTTGGCAATTGACATGATTCGCTTTCGGCCGAACCTGGTCGTCACCGATAGCGATAGCTACGCCGAAGATACTTGGCGACGGCTTAGAATCAACGATATTGGTTTTAGATTGCCCAAACCCTGCTCGCGCTGTTCGGTACCGACCATAGACCCGCTAACCGCCGAAACCGGCAAAGAACCCTTGACGACGCTGAATCGTCTGCGCAAATGGCAAAACAAAGTCTATTTTGGGCAAAACGCCTTGCACGATAAACCCGGCAGCTTGTCAGTCGGCCAGACAGTGCTGATCGACGAAATCGGCGAACCGCAGCCTCCGCTATCCTTAACATAG
- a CDS encoding PilZ domain-containing protein, giving the protein MSEPDFSLDFLDQEVTIDSSWSNKRSAVRYRRNDIRAAVKVKSIWFPRLFPVVLRDVSSRGAAIFSEKKLGKNKRIFLYLLFADGKRFDISALVVHCDRENGRYGIKFDNIEKHLAEHLLHTQTDLLFS; this is encoded by the coding sequence ATGTCTGAGCCAGATTTCTCTTTAGATTTTCTCGATCAAGAGGTCACGATTGATAGCTCATGGTCTAACAAGCGTAGTGCGGTTCGCTATCGACGCAACGACATCCGTGCTGCCGTTAAAGTCAAAAGCATCTGGTTTCCACGCTTGTTTCCGGTCGTGTTGCGGGATGTCAGTAGCCGTGGCGCGGCGATATTCAGCGAGAAAAAACTCGGTAAGAATAAGCGCATATTCCTGTATTTACTATTCGCCGACGGCAAGCGTTTTGATATCTCCGCACTTGTTGTACATTGCGACCGGGAAAATGGCCGTTACGGCATCAAGTTCGACAACATTGAAAAACATTTAGCAGAGCATTTACTGCATACCCAAACCGATCTGCTATTCAGCTAA
- a CDS encoding phage tail protein — MSKSFNKPLLKLAMIAITGLPVSASACGSDPFLGEICTFSFNFCPRGYLEAAGQTLSIQQNTALFSLLGTQYGGDGRQTFALPDLRGRSPIGDGQGPGLSPIQVGEETGSEFITILPNQMPAHNHSAQTNVTVSASINAVSTAGNSTNPSGKVLATSASRDNLYSNATPNASLDPGAISTSASATTTVGIAGANQPLYIRSPVLGVKYCVATQGIFPSRN, encoded by the coding sequence ATGTCAAAATCATTCAACAAACCACTCTTGAAACTGGCCATGATAGCTATCACCGGATTACCGGTATCTGCCTCGGCTTGCGGCTCCGATCCCTTTCTGGGCGAGATTTGCACATTTAGCTTTAATTTCTGCCCTCGCGGTTACCTCGAAGCCGCCGGACAGACCCTGAGCATTCAGCAAAATACAGCATTATTTTCGTTATTGGGCACGCAGTATGGCGGCGATGGGCGGCAGACTTTCGCATTGCCGGACCTGCGCGGCCGGTCGCCAATAGGCGACGGGCAAGGTCCGGGGCTATCGCCTATCCAGGTGGGAGAAGAAACCGGTTCGGAATTTATCACCATACTCCCAAACCAAATGCCCGCGCACAACCACTCGGCGCAAACCAACGTCACTGTCTCTGCTTCGATTAACGCGGTGAGCACTGCCGGCAACTCCACCAATCCCTCCGGTAAAGTATTGGCGACTTCGGCATCCAGAGATAATCTGTATTCGAACGCCACCCCTAATGCATCGCTAGACCCAGGCGCCATCAGCACTTCCGCGTCGGCGACGACCACGGTTGGCATCGCGGGTGCAAACCAGCCCTTGTATATCCGTTCGCCTGTTTTAGGTGTCAAATACTGTGTGGCCACACAAGGTATTTTTCCTAGCCGAAATTAA